One segment of Papaver somniferum cultivar HN1 unplaced genomic scaffold, ASM357369v1 unplaced-scaffold_137, whole genome shotgun sequence DNA contains the following:
- the LOC113334851 gene encoding cytochrome b561 domain-containing protein At2g30890-like isoform X2, translated as MSPKLSFEITVHGVLLWVSMGFLMPVGLLIIRMSNTEMCGRRLKLLFYLHVTLQILSVLLVTVAAVMSIKNFENVFNNQHRRIGVALYAFVWVQAFIGFRRPHKGIKGRSKWFFVHWGLGTGITVLGVINVYTGLQAYHEKTSRSISLWSTLFTIEVCLITFLYLFQDKWNYIQKQGIVLRAEAAEPVLPTNEENITREEPRIRAKNTLLMIMNK; from the exons ATGAGTCCTAAACTTTCATTTGAAATAACTGTCCATGGAGTTCTACTGTGGGTGTCAATGGGTTTCTTAATGCCTGTTGGGTTACTCATTATTAGAATGTCTAATACAGAAATGTGTGGGAgaagactcaaacttctcttctATCTTCATGTCACTTTACAG ATACTTTCAGTTCTACTTGTTACTGTTGCAGCAGTTATGTCCATAAAAAACTTTGAAAACGTCTTCAACAACCAACATAGGAGAATCGGGGTTGCTCTGTACGCATTTGTATGGGTTCAAGCCTTTATTGGCTTTCGCAGACCTCACAA AGGAATTAAAGGAAGGAGCAAGTGGTTTTTCGTACATTGGGGACTTGGAACAGGAATAACAGTGCTAGGAGTCATCAATGTATATACAGGATTACAAGCTTATCATGAGAAGACTTCAAGAAGTATAAGCCTATGGTCTACACTTTTTACCATTGAAGTTTGTTTGATAACTTTTCTCTACTTGTTCCAAGATAAGTGGAATTACATTCAAAAGCAAGGAATAGTTTTGAGGGCTGAAGCCGCTGAACCAGTCTTACCGACTAATGAAGAAAATATCACAAGAGAAGAACCAAGAATAAGAGCTAAAAACACATTGTTGATGATTATGAACAAATAA
- the LOC113334851 gene encoding cytochrome b561 domain-containing protein At2g30890-like isoform X1 — protein MQVPWKLVSFTISANILILLLLIPFVHSSYDPLELIKDRILNSDKQSVEKMSPKLSFEITVHGVLLWVSMGFLMPVGLLIIRMSNTEMCGRRLKLLFYLHVTLQILSVLLVTVAAVMSIKNFENVFNNQHRRIGVALYAFVWVQAFIGFRRPHKGIKGRSKWFFVHWGLGTGITVLGVINVYTGLQAYHEKTSRSISLWSTLFTIEVCLITFLYLFQDKWNYIQKQGIVLRAEAAEPVLPTNEENITREEPRIRAKNTLLMIMNK, from the exons ATGCAAGTTCCATGGAAGCTGGTTTCGTTCACCATTTCTGCAaatattcttattcttcttttacTTATTCCGTTTGTGCACTCATCTTATGATCCGTTGGAACTTATTAAAGATAGAATTCTCAATAGCGATAAACAAAGTGTTGAAAAG ATGAGTCCTAAACTTTCATTTGAAATAACTGTCCATGGAGTTCTACTGTGGGTGTCAATGGGTTTCTTAATGCCTGTTGGGTTACTCATTATTAGAATGTCTAATACAGAAATGTGTGGGAgaagactcaaacttctcttctATCTTCATGTCACTTTACAG ATACTTTCAGTTCTACTTGTTACTGTTGCAGCAGTTATGTCCATAAAAAACTTTGAAAACGTCTTCAACAACCAACATAGGAGAATCGGGGTTGCTCTGTACGCATTTGTATGGGTTCAAGCCTTTATTGGCTTTCGCAGACCTCACAA AGGAATTAAAGGAAGGAGCAAGTGGTTTTTCGTACATTGGGGACTTGGAACAGGAATAACAGTGCTAGGAGTCATCAATGTATATACAGGATTACAAGCTTATCATGAGAAGACTTCAAGAAGTATAAGCCTATGGTCTACACTTTTTACCATTGAAGTTTGTTTGATAACTTTTCTCTACTTGTTCCAAGATAAGTGGAATTACATTCAAAAGCAAGGAATAGTTTTGAGGGCTGAAGCCGCTGAACCAGTCTTACCGACTAATGAAGAAAATATCACAAGAGAAGAACCAAGAATAAGAGCTAAAAACACATTGTTGATGATTATGAACAAATAA